attctttttgtaaCACTTGCCATTTCTGTGATTTACAGTTTGCAACTTTAATAAAGTCTCTTTACTTTTGCCTTACTTAATTAGACCTCTGGATAGAATTTGTTGAAAATGTTGATTTGATGATTTAATGCCcaatataactaatttatatatctaataaaGAGAGTTGAATACAATGTGAATCTTCCAGAAGtcagttatttcataacacgtgGACATATGGGTGGTTTGGTCGTAAATGTACAAAGATCAAAAGATTCTAGACCCATTGGTATTTTCTCAATGAAACTTGTAAATGTTAGCGATCCGATCAGTCGTCACTAATGACGCAGCTTATAGTTGAGATTGCCCGAGTCATCCTCCTCTCAGAAACTCGAAAGTAGTTTTGGTCGTTCAAGTACTCTTTTGCTATATATAATTACTAGTATTGGTTTATTATTGAAACATCATCATACAATACTCGTCACGAATGTCTACACACATCATTGAGGTTGCCCGCGTCACCCCTGCCGCCGGCTCAGACTCGGTCCCCCACTCGCCCAAGATTCCCTTGACGTTCTTCGACCTACCGTGGCTACTATTCAGCCCAGTGAAGcgagtcttcttcttcagacACACCGAGTCAACACGTGAGCATTTCCACTCCTTCATCCtccctaaactcaaactctcCTTGTCCCTCGTCCTCCGCAACTATCTCCCTCTCGCCGGCCGCATAACATGGGACCCAAACGAGCCGAAGCCCAGCATCGTCGTCTCTCCAAACGACGCCGTTTCAGTAACAATCGGCGAGACCAAggctgatttttttcttctctccgGCTACGGACAACGTCCTCTCTCTGAGCTATACAACCTGCTCCCTGAGTTACCGGTTTCGGATGACTCAGCAACCGTTCTCTCTCTTCAAATCACGTTGTTTCCGAACAACGGATTCTCCATCGGCGTCGTAACACACCACGCCGTTTTAGACGGAAAAACGTCGAGCACTTTCATCAAAGCTTGGGCTCACATCTGCAAGCAACACCTCGAGAACAACGGAACCTCTTCTCTACCGGAGAATATAACTCCCTCTTACGATCGTTCTTTGATCAACCGCGTGACCGGAGTAGACGAAGAGATGATCGCGATGCTGAGATCTCTCAAAGGAGACGCAACCAACAGCAGCAGAAGCCTCACTccgtttcccgccaaaaaacTCGGAGACGACGTCGTCCTCGCGACGCTAGTTCTCTCCCGCGACGACGTCGAGAAACTCAGGGAGCGAGCCCAGCGCGAGTCACCAACACCGAGTCATCTCCACCTGTCGACTTTCGTCGTCTCCTTCGCGTACGCGTGGACCTGCTTCGTGAAGGCGCGCGGAGGAAGCGACGAGAGATCGGTGAGTCTCCTCTTCGTCGGAGATTTCAGACACCGGTTGGATCCCCCGCTTCCGGCGACGTACTTCGGGAACTGCGTGTTTCCGGCGGGTAGTTACGACCACGAGGCGGCGGAGTTGTCGAGATTCGTTGCGGCGGTGGAGATCCTGAGCGGTTTGGTGAAGGGGCTGAGTTCGCGGGAGATAGAGACGGTCGCGGAGGCGTACGCGGAAGCGTTCCGTTTCGTGGAAGGGAGCACGCAGTTCGGGACTGTAGCCGGGTCGACCCGGTTAAAGGTTTACGAGTCGGATTTCGGGTGGGGGAGACCCGTTAAGGTTGATATTGTTTCTATTGACCAAGGAGAAGCGATCGCGATGGCAGAGAGGCGTGAGCAGTCAGGTGGCGTCGAGATTGGAATGTGTCTTAAAAAGACTGAAATGGACATCGTCCTTTCCATTTTCAACAAtggtttacaaaattaaaacgggaaaaatgttaaataaatccTCAGCTTTTTCATTTGGATCATTATAATTTCAGGTTCCTAACTGACCATAAAAATCTCAAACTTTTTGTCGATTGGATCAATTTAAACCCGGCGTTAAGTTCACTAACAAAACGTCTAAACGcagttaattttcgtcgttaaccAAAACGGCGTCGTCTTCTCctcaattaaaaaaacacatcttCCTCATTATCTCtcaaaatcgatttgggggttttctcaattaagaaccctaatttcacGATTTCgccagaaagaagaagagagaagatgagtAATGAAAAGAACAAGAAGTCTCGACAAGGGAAACTCGGTGGTGCCAGTTCTGTAGCGAAAAGAAAAGGTGGAGTCGACGACGAAGCTGATGTacgtaagaagaaaaaaagcaaaacagATGTACTCGAcagggaagaagaaggagaaatcaGCGAGGATGACTGTGGTATTGTCGGTGACGACGAAGCTGATGAAGCCCCAGACAACGAAGAAGTCCCAAACAACGAAGAAGTCCCTGATGAAGCAAACGGTCATGGTGGTATCGAGGAAGAAACTGGTCGCGATTTGACTGTCTTCTTCGGAGAAGTAGCGAGGAATGATGATTGTGAGAATGATGAAGATAGTGGGGACGAATGGTATTGGGAGCATGAAAAAGAAGTTCCGGATCCTCTATCatcagatgatgaaaatgaagaacaatCGATTCCCTGTTTAGCCTACAGAGAAGATGTGGATCCAGAGGCAATGCTTGGGCTGGGAAACACTTTCTCCACTGCTGAAGAATTCAAGCATACCCTTCTCAGGTATACATTAAAAACCCGACGCAACATCAAGCTT
This genomic window from Brassica oleracea var. oleracea cultivar TO1000 unplaced genomic scaffold, BOL UnpScaffold01455, whole genome shotgun sequence contains:
- the LOC106321341 gene encoding phenolic glucoside malonyltransferase 2-like, producing MSTHIIEVARVTPAAGSDSVPHSPKIPLTFFDLPWLLFSPVKRVFFFRHTESTREHFHSFILPKLKLSLSLVLRNYLPLAGRITWDPNEPKPSIVVSPNDAVSVTIGETKADFFLLSGYGQRPLSELYNLLPELPVSDDSATVLSLQITLFPNNGFSIGVVTHHAVLDGKTSSTFIKAWAHICKQHLENNGTSSLPENITPSYDRSLINRVTGVDEEMIAMLRSLKGDATNSSRSLTPFPAKKLGDDVVLATLVLSRDDVEKLRERAQRESPTPSHLHLSTFVVSFAYAWTCFVKARGGSDERSVSLLFVGDFRHRLDPPLPATYFGNCVFPAGSYDHEAAELSRFVAAVEILSGLVKGLSSREIETVAEAYAEAFRFVEGSTQFGTVAGSTRLKVYESDFGWGRPVKVDIVSIDQGEAIAMAERREQSGGVEIGMCLKKTEMDIVLSIFNNGLQN